One genomic window of Limanda limanda chromosome 16, fLimLim1.1, whole genome shotgun sequence includes the following:
- the LOC133021656 gene encoding gamma-crystallin D-like isoform X3, with translation MGKIIFYEDENFSGRQFECSDDCSDLMCLLSCCSSVRVESGCFMIYEEPNYSGNQYYLRRGEYPDFHHWMGIGDSVSSCRLILMPCLFNLRLYERIEFGGQMMDLVDDCPCVRDRFHVNNIFSCNVANGNWLFYEQPHYRGRMYLIRPGDYKRFSEWGGRNARVGSIRRIMDY, from the exons ATGGGGAAG ATCATCTTCTATGAGGACGAGAACTTCTCCGGGCGTCAGTTCGAGTGCAGCGATGACTGCTCGGACCTGATGTgcctcctcagctgctgcagctcggtCCGGGTGGAGAGCGGCTGCTTCATGATCTACGAGGAACCCAACTACTCTGGAAACCAGTACTACCTGCGGAGGGGGGAGTATCCCGACTTCCATCACTGGATGGGCATCGGCGACTCCGTCAGCTCCTGTCGCCTCATCCTCATG CCCTGCTTGTTCAACTTGCGCCTGTACGAGCGAATCGAGTTCGGAGGCCAGATGATGGACCTGGTGGACGACTGCCCGTGCGTCAGGGACCGATTCCACGTCAACAACATCTTCTCCTGCAACGTCGCCAACGGCAACTGGCTCTTCTACGAGCAGCCGCACTACAGGGGGCGGATGTACCTGATCCGGCCCGGGGACTACAAGAGGTTCAGCGAGTGGGGGGGCAGGAACGCCAGGGTCGGCTCCATCAGACGCATCATGGACTACTGA
- the LOC133021683 gene encoding gamma-crystallin M2-like, whose translation MSSKITFYEDRNFQGRSYECDSDCPDMHPHFSRCNSIKVESGCWVLYEKPNYTGYQYVLTRGDYPDYQRWMGYNDTIRSCRTFSYTSEGPYRMRIYERPNFQGQMMEFSEDCDSVQDHFRSRDIYSCNVMDGYWTLYEHPNFRGRQYFMRPGEYRKFSDWGATCAATGSFRRITEF comes from the exons ATGAGTAGTAAG ATCACCTTCTACGAGGACAGAAACTTCCAGGGCCGCTCCTATGAGTGCGACTCCGACTGCCCTGACATGCACCCCCACTTCAGCCGCTGCAACTCCATCAAGGTGGAGAGCGGCTGCTGGGTCCTGTACGAGAAGCCCAACTACACCGGCTACCAGTACGTCCTGACCAGAGGAGACTACCCTGACTACCAGCGCTGGATGGGCTACAACGACACCATCCGCTCCTGCCGCACCTTCTCTTAT ACCAGCGAGGGGCCGTACCGCATGCGCATCTACGAGCGGCCCAACTTCCAGGGCCAGATGATGGAGTTCAGTGAGGACTGTGACTCGGTGCAGGATCACTTCCGCAGCCGCGACATCTACTCCTGCAACGTGATGGACGGCTACTGGACCCTGTACGAGCACCCCAACTTCCGCGGGCGCCAGTACTTCATGAGGCCCGGGGAGTACCGCAAGTTCAGTGACTGGGGCGCCACCTGCGCCGCCACCGGCTCCTTCCGCAGAATCACAGAGTTctaa
- the LOC133022133 gene encoding gamma-crystallin M2-like isoform X1 encodes MGKIIFYEDKNFQGRSYECGNDCTDLHSYFSRCNSIRVESGCFMIYERPNFMGHQYFMRRGEYPDYQRWMGFSSCIRSCRMIPVYRGSYRLRIYEKPDFSGHMMEFMDDCPCVSDRFHHRHVYSCNLMNGYWIFYEYPNYRGRQYFLRQGEYRRYRDWCATCAIVGSFRRVTEF; translated from the exons ATGGGCAAG ATCATCTTTTACGAGGACAAGAACTTCCAGGGTCGGAGCTATGAGTGTGGCAACGACTGCACGGACCTTCACTCGTACTTCAGCCGATGTAACTCCATCAGGGTGGAGAGCGGCTGCTTCATGATCTACGAGCGACCCAACTTCATGGGCCACCAGTACTTCATGAGGAGGGGCGAGTATCCAGACTACCAGAGGTGGATGGGCTTCAGCAGCTGCATCCGCTCGTGCAGGATGATTCCAGTG TATCGAGGCTCCTACAGATTGCGTATCTACGAGAAGCCGGACTTCAGCGGCCACATGATGGAGTTCATGGATgactgtccctgtgtgtctgacCGTTTCCACCACCGCCACGTCTACTCCTGTAATTTAATGAACGGCTACTGGATCTTCTACGAGTACCCCAACTACAGAGGCAGGCAGTACTTCCTCAGACAAGGGGAGTACAGGAGGTACCGCGACTGGTGCGCCACCTGCGCCATCGTCGGCTCCTTCAGGAGGGTCACCGAATTTTAG
- the LOC133022053 gene encoding gamma-crystallin M3-like, with product MGKILFPLLHQIIFYEDRNFGGPHYECMSDCSDLNSMFSRCRSIRVESGMFMIYDRQGFTGNQFFMRRGDYSDYLGTSGMNDCVRSCRMIPTHRGSYKMKLYEHFDMRGQMMELTDDCPNLMDRFRLSNFNSCNVMDGHWLLYEHPHYRGRHYYLSPGEYKGFSEWNGNSSRISSVRRLADL from the exons ATGGGGAAG AttctctttcctctgctccaccAGATCATCTTCTACGAGGACAGGAACTTCGGAGGCCCTCACTATGAGTGCATGAGCGACTGCTCCGACCTGAACTCCATGTTCAGCCGCTGCCGCTCCATCCGGGTGGAGAGCGGCATGTTCATGATCTACGACCGCCAGGGCTTCACCGGGAACCAGTTCTTTATGAGGAGGGGCGACTACTCCGACTACCTGGGTACGAGCGGCATGAACGACTGTGTCAGGTCCTGTCGCATGATTCCCACG caccGCGGCAGCTACAAGATGAAGCTGTACGAGCACTTCGACATGAGAGGTCAGATGATGGAGCTGACGGACGACTGCCCGAACCTCATGGACCGTTTCCGTCTGTCCAACTTCAACTCCTGCAACGTGATGGACGGCCACTGGCTGCTGTACGAGCACCCCCACTACAGGGGGCGCCACTACTACCTGAGTCCCGGCGAGTACAAGGGCTTCAGCGAGTGGAACGGCAACAGCTCCAGGATCAGCTCCGTCCGGCGCCTCGCGGATCTCTAA
- the LOC133022132 gene encoding gamma-crystallin M1-like, producing MGKITFYEERNFQGRTYECMSDCPDMTSYLNRCQSCRVESGCFMVYERPNFMGMQYFMRRGEYTDMQRMMSQGMIDSIRSCRMIPFHRGQFRMKIYERENFGGQSNEMMEDCENIQERYRMSECQSSNVQDGHWLMYEQPNYRGKMMYLRPGEYRSFRDMGMSGTRFMSMKRITDMC from the exons ATGGGCAAG ATCACTTTCTACGAGGAGAGGAACTTCCAGGGCCGCACCTATGAGTGCATGAGCGACTGCCCTGACATGACCTCCTACCTGAACAGGTGCCAGTCCTGCAGGGTGGAGAGCGGCTGCTTCATGGTCTACGAGCGTCCCAACTTCATGGGCATGCAGTACTTCATGAGGAGGGGCGAGTACACCGACATGCAGCGCATGATGAGCCAGGGGATGATCGACTCCATCAGATCCTGCAGAATGATTCCCTTC CACCGTGGACAGTTCAGGATGAAGATCTACGAGAGGGAGAACTTCGGCGGTCAGAGCAACGAGATGATGGAGGACTGCGAGAACATCCAGGAGCGTTACCGCATGTCCGAGTGCCAGTCCAGCAACGTGCAGGACGGCCACTGGCTGATGTACGAGCAGCCCAACTACAGAGGCAAGATGATGTACCTGAGGCCCGGAGAGTACAGGAGCTTCAGGGACATGGGCATGAGCGGCACCAGGTTCATGAGCATGAAGCGTATCACCGACATGTGCTAG
- the LOC133021656 gene encoding gamma-crystallin M2-like isoform X2: MGKIIFYEDENFSGRQFECSDDCSDLMCLLSCCSSVRVESGCFMIYEEPNYSGNQYYLRRGEYPDFHHWMGIGDSVSSCRLILMVRHSFNLRLYERIEFGGQMMDLVDDCPCVRDRFHVNNIFSCNVANGNWLFYEQPHYRGRMYLIRPGDYKRFSEWGGRNARVGSIRRIMDY, from the exons ATGGGGAAG ATCATCTTCTATGAGGACGAGAACTTCTCCGGGCGTCAGTTCGAGTGCAGCGATGACTGCTCGGACCTGATGTgcctcctcagctgctgcagctcggtCCGGGTGGAGAGCGGCTGCTTCATGATCTACGAGGAACCCAACTACTCTGGAAACCAGTACTACCTGCGGAGGGGGGAGTATCCCGACTTCCATCACTGGATGGGCATCGGCGACTCCGTCAGCTCCTGTCGCCTCATCCTCATGGTGAGACACAGTTTCAAC TTGCGCCTGTACGAGCGAATCGAGTTCGGAGGCCAGATGATGGACCTGGTGGACGACTGCCCGTGCGTCAGGGACCGATTCCACGTCAACAACATCTTCTCCTGCAACGTCGCCAACGGCAACTGGCTCTTCTACGAGCAGCCGCACTACAGGGGGCGGATGTACCTGATCCGGCCCGGGGACTACAAGAGGTTCAGCGAGTGGGGGGGCAGGAACGCCAGGGTCGGCTCCATCAGACGCATCATGGACTACTGA
- the LOC133021656 gene encoding gamma-crystallin B-like isoform X1, with protein sequence MGKIIFYEDENFSGRQFECSDDCSDLMCLLSCCSSVRVESGCFMIYEEPNYSGNQYYLRRGEYPDFHHWMGIGDSVSSCRLILMEPCLFNLRLYERIEFGGQMMDLVDDCPCVRDRFHVNNIFSCNVANGNWLFYEQPHYRGRMYLIRPGDYKRFSEWGGRNARVGSIRRIMDY encoded by the exons ATGGGGAAG ATCATCTTCTATGAGGACGAGAACTTCTCCGGGCGTCAGTTCGAGTGCAGCGATGACTGCTCGGACCTGATGTgcctcctcagctgctgcagctcggtCCGGGTGGAGAGCGGCTGCTTCATGATCTACGAGGAACCCAACTACTCTGGAAACCAGTACTACCTGCGGAGGGGGGAGTATCCCGACTTCCATCACTGGATGGGCATCGGCGACTCCGTCAGCTCCTGTCGCCTCATCCTCATG GAGCCCTGCTTGTTCAACTTGCGCCTGTACGAGCGAATCGAGTTCGGAGGCCAGATGATGGACCTGGTGGACGACTGCCCGTGCGTCAGGGACCGATTCCACGTCAACAACATCTTCTCCTGCAACGTCGCCAACGGCAACTGGCTCTTCTACGAGCAGCCGCACTACAGGGGGCGGATGTACCTGATCCGGCCCGGGGACTACAAGAGGTTCAGCGAGTGGGGGGGCAGGAACGCCAGGGTCGGCTCCATCAGACGCATCATGGACTACTGA
- the LOC133021958 gene encoding gamma-crystallin M3-like, producing MMGKIIFYEDRNFQGRSYESSSDMSDMSSYLNRCHSCRVESGCFMVYDRTNYTGNQFFVRRGEYSDYQRMGMSDCIRSCRMIPMHRGQFRMKIYERENFGGQSNELMEDCENMQERYRMSECQSCQVQDGHWLMYEQPNYRGKMMYMRPGEYRSFRDMGMSGTKFMSMKRIMDSCY from the exons ATGATGGGAAAG ATCATCTTCTACGAGGACAGGAACTTCCAGGGTCGTTCCTATGAGTCCAGCAGCGACATGAGTGACATGTCCTCCTACCTGAACAGGTGTCACTCCTGCAGGGTGGAGAGCGGCTGCTTCATGGTCTACGACCGCACCAACTACACAGGAAACCAGTTCTTTGTGAGGAGGGGCGAGTACTCCGACTACCAGCGCATGGGCATGAGCGACTGCATCAGGTCCTGCCGCATGATCCCCATG CACCGTGGCCAGTTCAGGATGAAGATCTACGAGAGGGAGAACTTCGGCGGTCAGAGCAACGAGCTGATGGAGGACTGCGAGAACATGCAGGAGCGTTACCGCATGTCCGAGTGCCAGTCCTGCCAGGTGCAGGACGGCCACTGGCTGATGTACGAGCAGCCCAACTACAGAGGCAAGATGATGTACATGAGGCCCGGAGAGTACAGGAGCTTCAGGGACATGGGCATGAGCGGCACCAAGTTCATGAGCATGAAGCGCATCATGGATTCCTGTTATTGA
- the LOC133022133 gene encoding gamma-crystallin M2-like isoform X2: protein MGKIIFYEDKNFQGRSYECGNDCTDLHSYFSRCNSIRVESGCFMIYERPNFMGHQYFMRRGEYPDYQRWMGFSSCIRSCRMIPYRGSYRLRIYEKPDFSGHMMEFMDDCPCVSDRFHHRHVYSCNLMNGYWIFYEYPNYRGRQYFLRQGEYRRYRDWCATCAIVGSFRRVTEF from the exons ATGGGCAAG ATCATCTTTTACGAGGACAAGAACTTCCAGGGTCGGAGCTATGAGTGTGGCAACGACTGCACGGACCTTCACTCGTACTTCAGCCGATGTAACTCCATCAGGGTGGAGAGCGGCTGCTTCATGATCTACGAGCGACCCAACTTCATGGGCCACCAGTACTTCATGAGGAGGGGCGAGTATCCAGACTACCAGAGGTGGATGGGCTTCAGCAGCTGCATCCGCTCGTGCAGGATGATTCCA TATCGAGGCTCCTACAGATTGCGTATCTACGAGAAGCCGGACTTCAGCGGCCACATGATGGAGTTCATGGATgactgtccctgtgtgtctgacCGTTTCCACCACCGCCACGTCTACTCCTGTAATTTAATGAACGGCTACTGGATCTTCTACGAGTACCCCAACTACAGAGGCAGGCAGTACTTCCTCAGACAAGGGGAGTACAGGAGGTACCGCGACTGGTGCGCCACCTGCGCCATCGTCGGCTCCTTCAGGAGGGTCACCGAATTTTAG